A single window of Nocardia higoensis DNA harbors:
- a CDS encoding flavoprotein, whose protein sequence is MNDPKAPVLYIIVTGSPAARDVGKLVELAQSAGWEVCIVSSPDGLKFIDVRALEETTGHVVRSRYKDPGTPDVLPPADAMIAAPVTCNSLAKWAAGISDTLPLGLLVEAVGKGLPVVAVPFSNTAQMSFPAIQEAIFKLSDWGVSVLVGDQFDDQHEPGTGKRRVEAFPWQEAWQALLDHRLR, encoded by the coding sequence ATGAACGATCCGAAAGCGCCCGTGCTCTACATCATCGTCACCGGTTCACCAGCGGCGCGCGATGTCGGAAAATTGGTGGAACTCGCTCAGTCGGCAGGCTGGGAGGTGTGCATCGTATCCTCCCCGGACGGCCTGAAGTTCATCGATGTGCGGGCGCTCGAAGAGACGACCGGCCACGTGGTGCGCAGCCGGTACAAGGATCCGGGCACTCCCGATGTGCTGCCGCCCGCCGACGCCATGATCGCGGCCCCCGTCACCTGTAATTCGCTGGCCAAATGGGCTGCCGGAATCTCGGACACCCTGCCGCTGGGGCTGCTGGTGGAAGCGGTCGGCAAGGGCCTGCCGGTGGTCGCCGTGCCGTTCTCCAACACGGCGCAGATGAGCTTTCCCGCGATACAGGAAGCCATCTTCAAGCTGTCGGATTGGGGAGTGAGCGTGCTCGTCGGCGACCAGTTCGACGATCAGCACGAACCGGGGACAGGGAAGCGGCGCGTGGAAGCCTTCCCGTGGCAGGAGGCTTGGCAGGCACTGCTGGACCATCGGCTCAGATAG